The Branchiostoma lanceolatum isolate klBraLanc5 chromosome 1, klBraLanc5.hap2, whole genome shotgun sequence genomic sequence GCATTTCAGTACTATCCTGTATTGACAAGTTTACTTGCTAAATCATTAATTCCAACAGTACTACAAGCGTTGATGTTTAATCAGCATTCACCATACCTGTTGTAACGCTGTAAAATTGCTAGAGCTTTTGTGAGAAGAACAGAAAGGGGCAGGAGTGACGTGGTGATTTAGTCTGAAGATGATTGGCAGCTGGGAAGGGAAGAATtgctattcatttattcatttctgttTTATCTAGCCAAGAGCACTATGAGATATACACTAATGCGTTCGTAGGGGGTGTAGtgccggccgggccccgaagcaaCAAATTTGCCCCGGGTacggggggggaggggggaggaggtACTCCCAGTGCTCACACGACTAGcctacggcgtctatttgttaccaggtccCGCGTTTAATTTAAATATGATTTAGATTCATTCGggaccccggccgggcccacaAAACAGCAGGGTGTCCGACGGGACCATGTAGGGGTCActcccgaaagtgaaaaaaaaccaGCCCGAGCACTACCCGTCGGGGCcctttttggtgacgcctcagaGGCGAGGCAAATGATAttgtattgtgtgcagattgtaagaattctagaaattgcacaGGCATTTGTCAAGCGGTATGCGGTATGTCGCCTGAAATGGTGTAGTGTTGTGTGCCATtttcgagaattcttggaattttaaaggcatttgTTGGTCCGAAGCACATGGTGCAGCTGATTTGCCGGTATGCTAACAGGTATTTATAGCGAACAGGAATGTTGGTATGTTTgagtcctgggacagaaaggaATTTCTACCCATACACCTAATGTGATGATAGAAGACTTGAATTGAGATCGTTTTTATTCCTCTGTGGAGCACCGCGTCTTGAATCGCGATCGTTCTTCTTCATCTGTGGAACACTGCTAGAAGCACTCCTTTTGGGTTCATCTATACCACTACAACATACCAGTGTGCCAGAGACTATTTTGTGCATGGAGACACCAGTAGAGTTTTCAGATACACAAGTCATTCAATTCATGTAAAATTAAGATGATTATAACTCCTGATTATGTGTATTGTTAACCTTCCTTGGTGGCAATTGTACTTCTTAACgtcacaacaataacaatactTAAACAAATGGAATCACTTCAAACAGACGTAAACATGGACACCCGCAGAGACAATCCACACTTTGATCTGTATAGTCCATACcattgaaagaaaatatacCAGTCTAAAAGACAAACTTGATGACATTCAAGATTACAACAGTTATCAGCTACCTGAAAAACACCCTTGAGCACTTTGCACGAATAGCCATGTCTCTTAATTGGTAAAACATATATTTTAACAGAGAATTTGTGATAAGGGCATTTCCAACAGACAGCGACAAGCCCTCGATGATTATAACGAGAAACATCACTACAGAAGGTTTTAATGGTTATaagagaagtttattgcaagttcatgcccgtgggctaattgcaaatacatgataaaaacataggaaaaacatacatgcgtcagtaaactgtgtctgagtTATAGTCAAAGTCCCCTGCAGGATAATAGTATCCAACCTGTTGCCCTGATGCCAAAGTCCAAAGCAGGAGGTTACATTACAACGATTTTGGGCAAAGTCCACAGCAGGAAGTTACATTCCAACCAGTCTGATCCCAACCTATTTGGCATTCCTTAGTGAGGGCTGGGGTCAAAGTCCATTGAAGTAGGAGGTTACATTCCAACCCCTTGGGGCAAAGTCCACAGCAGGAAGTTACATTCCAACCTATTTCAAATTCCTCAAAATGTCATGATAACACTTAACTTATGTATGAGTTCCTATATTATATTTGTCTACTAAGATGTTCTTACTGACTTAGAGATTATATACATCAACACATCACCAACAAaacaaccgtcgccatggcaattaCTTTCTTTCCATTGCCAATCATGTTCCAATTAGGACCGAAGCAGTAATGCGCAGGTGCACCGGTTCCCTGACCTAAGCATGAGGGATAAATGAGATGAGGAGGCAGTGATACACGTTTCTCTTCCTCCTCTGCAGCTGATTCGACGTTTGCCTtgcaaacataaccttaccatcTAAGAAAAACCCAGACACGTTtaatttacttatgtcatgtcctgacacaatttccttgtacataggccaatacatatctacctctattctaaaaagaaatcgattaatctctgacgcaaacaattgatgtttcctgtgtatcatgtaatatacttccatatatgtattctgtattattcttattggataccgtagtgcttagacttaagttttgtagaatcaattagtattgttaataagcaaagacatatatgtcttgacattttgtactgcttacgaacttgccatacattgtacccgttacatttgttgtgcaataaactttgatttgattcgACGTTTGCCCTTATTATGGAATTGGCACTTACGGTAGTCCACACAGGCCCGGCAATAGCAGTGCTGTTTGGTGATCCCACACCACCCAGAAACAGAACAACACGGTTTAGCTGATTTCGGGTCGCACTGGCCGTAGGTGGCTCCTAGTGCTGGCCAGTTCCGCCCACATCGTCCGTCAGCCCTCACCTTTACACCTTTGAACaaaaaacacagcaacaacACACAAATAAAACAACTTTTCAGTAGAATCCTGTGTTGACAACTTGACAACATTCTAGCTTTCATTACAGCAAGTATACTCTCCCAACTTTACAGACTTCATTGATCACACTACTAATCACCCTACCGCATGCAAGTGGCCGCCGCACATTCGCAGGCAGACGCGCAAAGTACTACAGCACGCTACCAGCTGAACATGCGCATGTATAACCAATTCCGCAGTTTAAAGCACCCATGAGATGCAAGCCTCATATAACTTTTTTGACTTCTGACCTTCAACCTTTGACCGTCATTGATTTTAACTtgttatcatattatatatattggACCTCCTTGGAACTTTGAAGGTTAAAAGGCTACTCAGGTGTCGTTATATGTAGATGAAATAAGTAGATGATCACTAATTCTGCACTTTTATGGAATGGACACTTACGATAGTCCATACAGCCGTCACATGTGCAATGGGACTCTGTGTTCCCACAAAACCCGTCCTTGTTACAACAGGGCGCTGGTCCTTTGGGGTTGCACTGGCCGGGTTGGGCTAGAGGCGCTGGGTAGTTCTTCCCGCAACGCAGGTCACTCCTCCACTTTTCTGGTTTTTCGGTAACCCCAGCAGCTACAAATAAAAGAAGTGACGATAGGTAGATCCataagtcaggtacctatttcaaccaatcattcAATAGACAGTCGTACGTACGCATACGGAATACAATGCTTGTTATGCTAAGCTCACATTTTCAattcggggcccggtcgggtagTCTTGAGGAACGAAAAGTATCaaataaaagacagcaaaaaacataaaagtacaaaagagcatAGGTTGTGCATATTCATTGATATAcgctttgatttttcgtttcccacaaagagcccggccgggccccggttgggaaatgtgaccatagcataaggAATAGTCACCTTTGGCACTCACGCAAGTCCTCTTATCGGAGGCCAATTTGGTACCGGCTGGGCAGGACTTGGCGCATTCTGTACTTCCATCCTCTTTGCGGACGGTCAAGGCCTCACATACGCACGTTCCGGTTCCTTCTGCTTCTTTGTAACCTGTCGGGCATTCAGCGACGCATCGGACCCTCCCACCGGCAATGGTGATGGCGACATGCCTGCACATGCGGCACTCTGTGTCCAGCTTCGATCCAGGAGACGCTGGAATGCATCCTGCATTTGTAAAGAAAAGGTACAAATCAAAccgcttctctctctctccgcaAAGCACTGGCAGTTTATATCCTGCATTTGTAAGGAAAGGTATAGATGGAACCGCTGCACtggatttttttacaaatcaaattcaacCGTTTCACTCTCTCCACAAAGCACAGATTGTCCAACGTCATTCAAATTATGTCACGAGTACACAAGACTCCTGGAAATCTAAGGCTCACCGTTGCACTCGGGATGGCAGTCTTCCACACACCTGCCATCCTTCAAGACGGTTCCCCCAGTACATTTCATTTCGCCGGTTGCACTTCCATCGATGACTCGGGCATCCATGATCTCTACGTCCTTTTCCCCGCCACCAAACGAATAGAAACGGATGCCCAATGGCAGACTCTCATCGGTGTAGACCATGTAGACCAGGCCTGTCTCCTATTGGCCAAAAAAACGTTACAAGAAAGTTTGAGCATCTTCATGCACAGATTCTTGGTATAGCAGAATATGGAATATGTATCCAGGAACAGGAAATAGTCATGCCATCAAGAACCAGAATTATCAACCCTGGAACCATCGTAGGGCACGAGTCTTCATCACAAAGTACAGTAGAGGCATCGTTGCTGAATAACTTCACAGAGCGCTTGCATAAATGTGCAATCCTTAGGTGTGACAtatcgttcagtgtaatacaaccaTCTGCTTCACTTTACATTGCCGCGTTCCTACGAAGCTTGTGTCTTCCAACCAAGGGAAAGTTTTACTGGCTATAAGATGATGTAAATTTGTGAGTGTAATTGGACATTTCACTTACGGAAGTGTCAGAACCGATGCCATATTTGATGTAAGTTTCCCCCTTGGCCATATCCTCGTCAAGGCAGATAAAGTAAGGCTGGAACAGCTTGGAGTCACCCAGACTCCTCGCGCTCATCGCTCCCTCGTACTTCACAAGCTTCATTCCCTGAGAAAGGCATGTTTGATAATCaacttcgtcaagaaggttatatttcaaTGCTTGGATACGtatgctgaagaagtatttgatggaAAAATATGGGTGGATGTAAAATGGATTACAGGATGTTGTCTGGTAgttgccttcgccaagaaggttatattttaatgcctgtctgtgtgtctgttagtggacacgataagtcgagaacgcctggatggattgttgtcgtatttggtgtattggtgtgtatgtgtgtatgtgggatatctcaagatgattagattttgggcgaagtactttgcataattaacgagaaaagtgtaaaaatgtgttatattgtatgctcaGCATGTGTACCGGCTGGGATGTGTTAGCGGTATTGTTTAGAGGGGTCatggataagtggtaggggtgcTTAGTTatcatgtgggaggcaggaaacgtagttgctgggacaaattggcttgtcagtcaGCTGTAGGCAGTGTTATGAGAAAGgtagcagcagaaagtggtgttgAATGTGGCGGAGGGAGTCAAACGTTGAATTTACAATGTACACTGCCTTATATGACGAAGAACAGTCATTAGTCGAGTGTCACAGCATGGGAGTAGGACGGTGTCCAGGTAGGTGAGTTAATCATGTTATATCTGAGAAGGAAGGGGTGATTTAttagtatacgtcatactgtatggCGTACAGGGGGGTTGAGTGGAAGTGTGCACTAAGAGTATGGATACGTAtcgctgaagaagtatttgatggaATGATATGGGTGGATGTAAAATggagaaaagtttaaaaatgtgttatattgtatgatgaAGTTTGTATACCAGCTGGGATGTGTTGGTGGTGTTGTTTGGAGGGGTTGATAAGAGGAAGtacaatccccccccccccgacaggCTGACTTCGTGTGACCCATGGCCATGcatggccttggaaaaaaaccaagtagatgtggggttcCCATCAAGACTTCCaccaaacatacaaatctcTAACCCACCTATCCATCGTCTCACAAAACACTTCAGTCTATTGCCAAAACATTCCAACTTTCCATCTGCACAAATCTACTCCACATCCAACATCCAACAATTCATCAAAACAGCGACTTCCCTTCTATCACACCTTACTAACCTCCATACATTTTTTCAATACTTAACGAATCACTTACATTACTTCCGCATACCAAATCCGCATCACCATAATACTTCCGCATCCTTCATAACATCCCACCCAACTACCAACCCATCCATTGACGAAGGTatgggttcgtggaactctttTTGATATATGGAATTCTGTTAATCAGGTATATTACTTTTGAGTCGACGAAGGTCTAAAcaatttgtatttctttctgAAATCAAGAAAAGTTGATATCATTGAGTCCTGCAAAATCAGAAATGTCTGACCAGGTTTTGCTGTGAAAGCTTGTACAGGAAACGATAACGTCACCTGACGCCaaagtggataaaattttgaaataacgTTACCTTGTAGAGTGTGACGCCTTGATAGCTGATTTGGAGATGGTACCAGGTGGTCTTGTCCCTCGGAATAGCAGAAAACACGACAAAAATGTCGCCTGCAGACGCCGCCACGAAGTACAGACACTTGCCTCCCTCCTCAGCAGGCTTGATCTGGTACGAGTTGGACCACTTCACGGTGCAGGGTGCCTCAACGATACTGGCTAAAGCACCACTGGTCGGAACAACAGAGCAGAATAGCTGATTTCAGTAAATTCACATGTATTTTAGCAACATAACAATGTATTTGTGGGCTATAAAGTGTTTTCTGGCAGAACCATGGACGAGAACTAGTGTTCCAAATACTACCTCATGTGTATCTGTCTTTATAATTGACACGAAGGTAAGACTTGCCAGTGATAAGGaagtgttgggaagccgaaattcaaggtggatttccccccccccccctggtatgtgaccttggtactgcagcagaacagtttttgacctggacgtgttatggtcttgatttttaggtggcagatagcttgtgatgtactgAAAAGGTggcgtaggtttgggccccctagcagcttgtttctACCGTATGGCATTTGATCCACAGAATCTTTAGAAGGTTGTAACAGTCGGGTTTGTTTGGGACTTACAACTCTTTCTTTTTCTAATGGCGTATCAGTTGTAACTGTACTCGGTTTCATGTGGGATGGACTCTTCTGTGGAAATAGTTAGGACTCGTATCCcaccagaaaaacaaaaacaacacattgtaaACCCCGGAAAAGCCCGACTCGTAGAATctgctaatgctagggtcacaattggaaaaaacaATTGTGTATATgttccttttaatcttgcaatctgtatatgtctgtatttgtatgtatgataaTCCCTGTAAGACTAGTCGTGATACGAATAAAGGGTgacgtatatacatatatagtagAAATGTGTCATTAGTCTATACAGACTATGACACTCTATTAGGATAttgtaataaacaaataaacgaacAACCGTGACGGTCGTAAATGATCGTTTCATGAAAAGGCAAAATAGTAATTATCTATTTGTTTTATCTCATAGTCAGACAGTCTATACAGACTATGACACTCTATTAGGATAttgtaataaacaaataaacgaacAACCGTCGTAAATGATCGTTTCATGAAAAGGCAAAAATTATAATTAAGTCTACTTATTTCATATCAAGACAGCTGGGTAGCCCCGTCaacttatctattcatttatcggttcggcatgttgccagggttacccaactggCCAGatgctattactaagggcgaacccatttGCGACCCGGTTTTTGGACCATCAatcaccggggcatgcccctactctttttcgaaaggtgtggtgggtccTTTTACGTGCGCAgagtgtggctctccccaaacacgggaccttcatttaacgtcctgtccgagggacgtccctaaccctagatgagctaggtactcatttacacctgagtgaagtgagaaaaagTGCCTTTCTTAAGACCACAAAGTCgggcgcaagtccggacatgtctccCATTGCTTGACAGTCgagcgctctaccacttgcgccacacgacgccaacttataaaagttgatttccTAGGGGCCCAGGACACACCTGACAATACCTGCTACATTCAATCGGGAAGTGGACAACATTCAGTAGAGACAAAATCTGATATGTCAAACAAATCGTTGTCCCTAACTCAAAGTCTTAGCATTTCCAAGGTCAAGATCAATAAAGGtcaaaaattgaagttcagAAGTCAAGACATTACACGAGGCTTACATCTCAAGACTGCTTTAAACTGCGGTAGGGCTGATACATGCCTTATGTCAGCCGGTAGTGTGCTGTGGTAATCTGTGCCTCTGAATGCGAATGTGCAGTGGCCAGCTGTGGTTGTATAATTGGGTCGGTGGAGCAATGAAGTCTCTCTGCATAGTTTGGAGAGGGTGCTTGTGGCACTGCTAAAGATGAAGATTTAGCAAGTAAAGTTGTCAACGCGGGATTCtactgaaatgatttttttgttgttttgttttgtcaaaaggCATAAAGTGGAGGGCTGATGGCCGTTGTGGAAAGAAGTACCCAGCACCAGCAGCCAACCCCGGCGAGTGCGACCCGAGCGGAGACGAGCCATGTTGTGGCGATAATGGCTACTGTGGGAGAGGGTGGGGATTCTGCTCCTGCGGCAAAGACTGTGTGGACTACAGAAAGGGCTAGATCACCGAAAGTCGTTAACAGTGACGTTAAGTTTTGCGGCaaaacagttattcaagcaactggatatgattttggatacGGCTTTGGAAATATTCTCTTCCTAAgaattttccaaaatcatatccagttactaaagcaactgttttttttgtgcctatcttattacctagatgtctaaccttaattaAGGGGACGTCTTTGTTTCTTTTCGACTTTTCATCTCAGTGTGTTTGGATGTAACTTCCATTACCATGAATTCGCCAGGCTATATAAATCCGTCAGTTTGAAAAACAGTAtgtttgagaaatctctagtgcagcatccccatgtatgcacagtttcgATACATAGAactgcattatactgggggacgttggtttAGAGATTTGGTTGGACGAATATTTTAGGATGGCGGGATTTTGTACcgggtggaattatgttagtagatgttactggCCTAAACGCCAACTCTCATAACTATGCCGGGGACCCCGAGACCACCAACAGATCTACATCACTATCctcgaggtatgcacacttcagatatccaggtgttcaagacattctttagAATT encodes the following:
- the LOC136421080 gene encoding proprotein convertase subtilisin/kexin type 5-like yields the protein MSGALASIVEAPCTVKWSNSYQIKPAEEGGKCLYFVAASAGDIFVVFSAIPRDKTTWYHLQISYQGVTLYKGMKLVKYEGAMSARSLGDSKLFQPYFICLDEDMAKGETYIKYGIGSDTSETGLVYMVYTDESLPLGIRFYSFGGGEKDVEIMDARVIDGSATGEMKCTGGTVLKDGRCVEDCHPECNGCIPASPGSKLDTECRMCRHVAITIAGGRVRCVAECPTGYKEAEGTGTCVCEALTVRKEDGSTECAKSCPAGTKLASDKRTCVSAKAAGVTEKPEKWRSDLRCGKNYPAPLAQPGQCNPKGPAPCCNKDGFCGNTESHCTCDGCMDYRVKVRADGRCGRNWPALGATYGQCDPKSAKPCCSVSGWCGITKQHCYCRACVDYRKGTDTVRADGRCGKSYKAAGGKPGECDPKSDKPCCSRHGYCGNLAHGHCGCAECVDFRKG